The proteins below come from a single Mercenaria mercenaria strain notata chromosome 3, MADL_Memer_1, whole genome shotgun sequence genomic window:
- the LOC123523501 gene encoding uncharacterized protein LOC123523501 isoform X1 → MATRQQHERRKEEDERIRRQNRSSEEEKRRRMKELERQKEIERRKRNEDPRVKDIERIKHMNLDGRRAEEDRRQQQDRRKEEELRRRKQEYEKQEELERRRRNDDPRQKEAEQRRRNNDPRLTELERLKQQDRRKEEEARRRKKEYERQKELALRRKEEERQRQKRDPYAPRDFDDEDEETEESPEETETAEADKEAWELA, encoded by the exons ATG GCAACAAGACAACAGCATGAACGGCGAAAGGAGGAAGACGAA AGAATTAGACGCCAAAACAGAAGTAGCGAGGAAGAAAAG AGACGAAGAATGAAAGAGCTTGAAAGACAGAAAGAAATAGAG AGAAGAAAAAGAAACGAAGATCCAAGAGTGAAAGATATAGAG AGAATTAAACACATGAACTTGGACGGAAGAAGGGCAGAAGAGGAT AGACGTCAACAGCAAGACAGAAGAAAGGAGGAAGAGCTG aGAAGAAGAAAGCAAGAATACGAAAAGCAGGAAGAATTAGAG CGAAGAAGAAGAAACGACGATCCAAGGCAGAAAGAAGCAGAG CAAAGAAGAAGAAATAACGATCCAAGACTTACAGAATTAGAG AGACTAAAACAACAAGACAGAAGAAAAGAGGAAGAGGCG agaagaagaaagaaagaatATGAAAGACAGAAAGAATTAGCg CTGAGGAGAAAAGAGGAAGAAAGGCAAAGACAG AAGAGAGATCCATATGCTCCACGTGATTTTGATGATGAAGACGAG GAGACCGAAGAATCTCCAGAAGAGACAGAAACAGCGGAAGCTGACAAGGAGGCGTGGGAACTTGCATAA
- the LOC123523501 gene encoding uncharacterized protein LOC123523501 isoform X3: MATRQQHERRKEEDERIRRQNRSSEEEKRRRMKELERQKEIERRKRNEDPRVKDIERIKHMNLDGRRAEEDRRQQQDRRKEEELRRRKQEYEKQEELERRRRNDDPRQKEAEQRRRNNDPRLTELERLKQQDRRKEEEARRRKKEYERQKELALRRKEEERQRQETEESPEETETAEADKEAWELA, from the exons ATG GCAACAAGACAACAGCATGAACGGCGAAAGGAGGAAGACGAA AGAATTAGACGCCAAAACAGAAGTAGCGAGGAAGAAAAG AGACGAAGAATGAAAGAGCTTGAAAGACAGAAAGAAATAGAG AGAAGAAAAAGAAACGAAGATCCAAGAGTGAAAGATATAGAG AGAATTAAACACATGAACTTGGACGGAAGAAGGGCAGAAGAGGAT AGACGTCAACAGCAAGACAGAAGAAAGGAGGAAGAGCTG aGAAGAAGAAAGCAAGAATACGAAAAGCAGGAAGAATTAGAG CGAAGAAGAAGAAACGACGATCCAAGGCAGAAAGAAGCAGAG CAAAGAAGAAGAAATAACGATCCAAGACTTACAGAATTAGAG AGACTAAAACAACAAGACAGAAGAAAAGAGGAAGAGGCG agaagaagaaagaaagaatATGAAAGACAGAAAGAATTAGCg CTGAGGAGAAAAGAGGAAGAAAGGCAAAGACAG GAGACCGAAGAATCTCCAGAAGAGACAGAAACAGCGGAAGCTGACAAGGAGGCGTGGGAACTTGCATAA